The Lycium ferocissimum isolate CSIRO_LF1 chromosome 10, AGI_CSIRO_Lferr_CH_V1, whole genome shotgun sequence genome window below encodes:
- the LOC132034831 gene encoding uncharacterized protein LOC132034831: MCMEAYLQGQDLWDPVAGAEAEIPANTPKNAESRRKWKIKCGKALFALRMSIGKKLIHHVRDVSLPKEVWVILERLFGKNNTARLQLLENELAMLSLGGMSISGYFLRVKSICAEISELDPEEKIGEARLRRFLIRGLKKEYNPFVTSIQGWAKQPSVEEFENLLSNQEALAKQMAKSFESDPVLFSKDKHKKKITSTGSKNNEKRSNSEKATGGNFENKKCYRCGIIGHIKKNCKVKLSNANVAKLRQHNRDRVVVTANNSVYPVAKEGVLKFYVGDRWTVMLNDYRAPGLKRNLVSVSQIIDSGKYILFGPNDVKVLDNVKNITVDVILACEKKGSLFFMAVGEAYVKKTSQIDSAIIWHPRLRHLGYHLLRQISSKKLVDDDVSRYTWVKFLKEKSEALSKLAEFKTIMEKEFGVKIKCLHSDNGGEYMSNDFFKYCDDNGIRDK, from the exons ATGTGTATGGAGGCTTATCTTCAAGGTCAAGACCTTTGGGATCCTGTCGCTGGTGCTGAAGCAGAAATTCCTGCAAATACTCCGAAAAATGCGGAATCACGGAGAAAATGGAAAATCAAATGTGGTAAAGCTCTCTTTGCTTTAAGGATGTCAATTGGCAAAAAACTCATCCATCACGTACGTGATGTTAGTTTACCAAAAGAAGTTTGGGTGATACTtgagagattgttcggtaaaaATAATACCGCTAGGTTACAGCTGCTAGAAAATGAATTGGCAATGCTATCGCTGGGAGGAATGTCTATTTCTGGATATTTCTTACGAGTCAAAAGTATTTGTGCTGAAATTTCAGAATTAGATCCGGAGGAGAAAATCGGTGAAGCAAGATTGCGACGATTTCTTATTCGAGGATTGAAGAAGGAGTACAATCCGTTCGTCACCTCCATTCAAGGTTGGGCAAAGCAACCTTCAGTtgaagaatttgaaaatttgctTTCCAACCAAGAGGCATTGGCAAAGCAAATGGCAAAAAGCTTCGAATCAGATCCCGTTCTCTTCTCAAAGgataaacataaaaagaaaatcacATCAACTGGGAGCAAGAACAATGAAAAAAGATCAAATAGTGAAAAAGCTACTGGTGGCaactttgaaaataaaaagtgcTATAGATGTGGTATAATTGGGCACATCAAGAAAAATTGTAAAGTGAAGCTCTCAAATGCAAATGTTGCAA AGTTGCGTCAACATAACAGAGATCGAGTTGTTGTTACAGCGAATAATTCAGTATATCCAGTAGCTAAAGAAGGAGTCCTGAAGTTTTATGTTGGAGATAGATGGACTGTCATGTTGAACGACTATCGTGCTCCAGGTTTGAAGAGAAATCTAGTTTCAGTTTCTCAAATTATTGATTCtggaaaatatattttgtttggTCCAAATGATGTGAAGGTTCTTGATAACGTAAAGAATATAACTGTTGATGTTATTCTTGCCTGTGAAAAGAAGGGTTCTTTATTTTTCATGGCAGTAGGGGAAGCCTATGTGAAGAAGACAAGTCAAATAGATAGCGCAATAATTTGGCATCCTCGACTGAGACACTTGGGATACCATTTGTTACGGCAAATTTCTTCAAAGAAATTGGTGGATG ATGATGTTTCAAGATATACGTGGGTGAAATTCTTGAAAGAAAAGAGTGAAGCTTTGTCAAAACTTGCTGAATTTAAAACTATTATGGAGAAGGAATTTGGGGTGAAAATTAAATGCTTGCATAGCGATAATGGAGGCGAATATATGTCAAATGATTTCTTCAAATACTGCGATGATAATGGTATTCGAGACAAATGA
- the LOC132033553 gene encoding sucrose transport protein SUC4 has translation MPEIERHRTRHHRPANPVRNRVPLRLLFRVASVAGGIQFGWALQLSLLTPYVQELGIPHAWASIIWLCGPLSGLLVQPLVGHMSDKCTSRFGRRRPFIVAGAVSIMIAVLIIGFSADIGWLLGDRGEIKVRAIAAFIVGFWLLDVANNMTQGPCRALLADLTQKDLRRTRVANAYFSLFMAIGNILGFATGSYSGWYKTFPFTLSSACTINCANLKAAFILDIIFIATTTCISISAANEQPLDPSRGSSHTGEEIAESSHGQEEAFLWELFGIFKYFPGVVWVILLVTALTWIGWFPFLLFDTDWFGREIYGGEPNDGKNYSAGVRMGSLGLMLNSVLLGVTSLFMEKLCRKWGAGFTWGVSNVVMSLCFIAMLIITAVRSNIDIGQGLPPDGIVIAALVVFAILGIPLSITYSVPYALVSSRIEALGLGQGLSMGVLNLAIVFPQIVVSLGSGPWDELFGGGNSPAFFVAALSAFAGGLIAILAIPRTRVEKSKILV, from the exons ATGCCGGAAATAGAAAGACACCGAACACGTCATCACCGACCGGCTAATCCGGTAAGAAACAGAGTACCTTTACGTCTGTTATTCCGAGTAGCTTCGGTAGCCGGTGGAATACAATTCGGGTGGGCCTTACAACTGTCTTTACTGACACCATACGTACAAGAACTAGGTATACCACATGCTTGGGCTAGTATAATATGGTTATGTGGACCGTTATCAGGTTTACTGGTTCAGCCATTAGTAGGTCATATGAGTGACAAGTGTACAAGTCGGTTCGGTAGAAGACGTCCGTTTATTGTAGCAGGAGCAGTTTCGATCATGATTGCTGTGTTGATTATTGGTTTCTCAGCTGATATTGGATGGTTATTAGGTGATCGAGGTGAAATCAAAGTAAGAGCTATAGCTGCCTTTATTGTAGGGTTTTGGTTACTTGATGTTGCTAATAATATGACTCAAGGTCCTTGTAGAGCTCTTCTTGCTGATCTTACAC AAAAGGATCTTAGAAGAACCCGGGTGGCAAATGCATACTTTTCTCTATTTATGGCCATTGGTAACATCCTTGGCTTTGCAACTGGATCTTACAGTGGCTGGTACAAGACCTTCCCTTTCACCCTCAGTTCTGCGTGCACCATCAACTGTGCCAATCTAAAGGCTGCTTTTATTCTCGATATTATTTTTATCGCAACAACTACTTGTATCAGCATATCAGCAGCCAATGAGCAGCCTCTAGATCCCAGTCGTGGTTCCTCTCATACTGGAGAAGAGATTGCCGAATCAAGCCATGGTCAAGAAGAAGCTTTTCTCTGGGAGTTGTTTGgtattttcaaatatttcccaggtgttgtttgggtcatcctACTTGTTACTGCCCTGACATGGATTGGATGGTTTCCGTTTCTTTTGTTCGATACCGACTGGTTTGGTCGAGAAATTTATGGTGGTGAACCAAATGATGGAAAGAATTATAGTGCAGGAGTCCGAATGGGTTCGTTGGGTCTAATGTTGAATTCCGTGCTTCTTGGAGTAACTTCATTGTTCATGGAGAAGCTCTGTCGAAAATGGGGGGCTGGTTTCACATGGGGAGTTTCAAATGTTGTCATGTCCCTCTGCTTTATAGCCATGCTTATAATTACTGCTGTTAGGAGTAACATAGACATTGGCCAGGGTCTTCCCCCAGATGGCATTGTTATTGCGGCGCtagttgtatttgctattcttGGGATCCCACTATCT ATAACATACAGTGTTCCATATGCTTTAGTATCCTCAAGGATTGAAGCTCTTGGGCTTGGACAAG GCTTGTCAATGGGCGTTCTGAACCTGGCAATTGTGTTCCCACAG ATCGTGGTTTCACTTGGAAGTGGACCATGGGATGAGCTATTTGGTGGTGGCAACTCGCCAGCCTTTTTTGTGGCTGCACTTTCAGCATTTGCTGGTGGACTTATAGCCATCTTGGCGATTCCTCGAACACGGGTTGAGAAGTCCAAGATCCTTGTATGA